One Brachybacterium aquaticum genomic region harbors:
- a CDS encoding PhoH family protein: MTDALSPAPGRAPEVRERKLAIPDHLSPFQVLGENDQALAALEDAVPDTDVHVRGHQVTLRGTEDALRRGEHIMRSLIELAGTGQAVTAEAVQRAANLYGDDRASGQKLEEVLSRTILSSRGRTIRPKTMGQKSYIEAIESSTITFGIGPAGTGKTYLAVAMAVQKLLSKQINRIILTRPAVEAGERLGFLPGTLNEKIDPYLRPLYDALHDMLDPESIPRLMGAGTIEVAPLAYMRGRTLNDAFIILDEAQNTTPEQMKMFLTRLGFNSTMVVTGDVTQVDLPGAQQSGLRVVEKVLGGIDDISFCRLSSRDVVRHRLVSDIVEAYGRWEIRPGGSRDSRRRENKGN; this comes from the coding sequence GTGACAGACGCCCTCAGCCCGGCTCCCGGACGCGCCCCCGAGGTGCGCGAGCGGAAGCTGGCCATCCCCGACCATCTGAGTCCCTTCCAGGTGCTCGGGGAGAACGACCAGGCGCTGGCCGCCCTCGAGGACGCCGTCCCCGACACCGACGTGCACGTCCGCGGCCACCAGGTCACCCTGCGCGGCACCGAGGACGCGCTGCGCCGCGGCGAGCACATCATGCGCTCGCTCATCGAACTGGCCGGCACCGGCCAGGCCGTCACCGCCGAGGCGGTCCAGCGGGCCGCGAACCTCTACGGCGACGACCGCGCCTCCGGGCAGAAGCTCGAGGAGGTGCTCTCGCGCACCATCCTCTCCTCCCGCGGCCGCACCATCCGCCCCAAGACCATGGGCCAGAAGAGCTACATCGAGGCGATCGAGTCCTCGACCATCACCTTCGGCATCGGCCCGGCCGGCACCGGCAAGACCTACCTGGCCGTCGCGATGGCGGTCCAGAAGCTGCTGAGCAAGCAGATCAACCGCATCATCCTCACCCGGCCCGCGGTCGAGGCGGGGGAGCGGCTCGGCTTCCTGCCCGGCACGCTGAACGAGAAGATCGACCCGTACCTGCGCCCGCTGTACGACGCGCTGCACGACATGCTCGACCCCGAGTCGATCCCGCGGCTCATGGGAGCCGGCACCATCGAGGTCGCACCGCTGGCCTACATGCGCGGCCGCACCCTGAACGACGCCTTCATCATCCTCGACGAGGCGCAGAACACCACGCCCGAACAGATGAAGATGTTCCTCACGCGCCTGGGCTTCAACTCCACCATGGTGGTCACCGGCGACGTCACCCAGGTCGACCTCCCCGGCGCACAGCAGAGCGGCCTGCGCGTGGTCGAGAAGGTGCTCGGCGGCATCGACGACATCTCCTTCTGCCGCCTCTCCTCCCGGGACGTGGTGCGCCACCGACTGGTCAGCGACATCGTCGAGGCCTACGGCCGCTGGGAGATCCGACCGGGCGGCAGCCGTGACTCCCGCCGCCGCGAGAACAAGGGGAACTGA
- a CDS encoding DUF3097 domain-containing protein, with product MSAVSSPSARFPDRYGADVLSSGPPAHHRRRPVAREVPAARDLVVEEASTGFTGAITRVEKTAGELIVELEDGRGRRRTFPLGPGFMIDGKPVVLTRPVARSAAPVRKRSASGSVYVEGAKARTARASRIWVEGTHDAELVQKVWGHDLRIEGIVVEQLEGADNLVERVAEFGPSPGRRLGILVDHLVKGSKESRIAAEVMALPGARGNVTVLGHPYVDVWQAVKPARVGLAQWPHIPRGTDIKVGTLAALGWPHEDKADIGLGWKRILSTVRSYADVEPTLSGRIEELIDFVTVDGD from the coding sequence GTGTCCGCCGTGTCTTCCCCCTCCGCTCGATTCCCCGACCGGTACGGCGCCGACGTGCTGTCCTCCGGCCCGCCCGCGCACCACCGCCGCCGCCCCGTGGCGAGGGAGGTGCCCGCCGCTCGCGATCTCGTGGTCGAGGAGGCCTCGACCGGGTTCACCGGCGCGATCACCCGGGTCGAGAAGACCGCCGGCGAGCTGATCGTCGAGCTCGAGGACGGCCGCGGCAGGCGCCGCACCTTCCCGCTCGGCCCCGGGTTCATGATCGACGGGAAGCCCGTCGTGCTCACCCGACCCGTGGCCCGCTCCGCCGCGCCCGTGCGCAAGCGCTCGGCCTCGGGATCGGTGTACGTCGAGGGGGCGAAGGCCCGCACCGCCCGCGCCTCGCGGATCTGGGTGGAGGGCACCCACGACGCCGAGCTCGTGCAGAAGGTGTGGGGCCACGACCTGCGCATCGAGGGCATCGTCGTCGAGCAGCTCGAGGGCGCGGACAACCTGGTCGAGCGCGTCGCCGAGTTCGGCCCCTCCCCCGGTCGGCGCCTCGGCATCCTCGTGGACCATCTCGTGAAGGGCTCCAAGGAGTCCCGCATCGCCGCCGAGGTGATGGCGCTGCCGGGCGCGCGCGGCAATGTCACCGTGCTCGGCCACCCCTATGTCGACGTGTGGCAGGCGGTGAAGCCCGCCCGGGTGGGTCTTGCCCAGTGGCCGCACATCCCCCGCGGCACCGACATCAAGGTGGGCACGCTCGCCGCGCTCGGCTGGCCCCACGAGGACAAGGCGGACATCGGCCTGGGCTGGAAGCGGATCCTCTCCACGGTCCGCTCCTACGCGGACGTCGAGCCGACCCTGTCCGGGCGGATCGAGGAGCTCATCGATTTCGTGACGGTCGACGGGGACTGA
- a CDS encoding 16S rRNA (uracil(1498)-N(3))-methyltransferase: MPTTPPGFLILDDALAAAREGDALVLDGEEGRHAAKVARIGVGEQVLLTDHPGRQVLAEVTAARKEALQLRLLADPSAAVQRLPRLTLVQALATGGRDEQAVESATELGADRVVPWIAKRSVSVWRGDKLAKGRAKWEATVRAAVKQCRRPGIPEVSAAVTTPALVEDLRARAADGALVLVLHEQESVGLMSLAPELRSASESGIEEIVLVVGPEGGIDPAELDTMREAGARSVLLGPEVLRSSTAGPAAIAVLSALIGRWG; this comes from the coding sequence GTGCCCACCACCCCACCCGGCTTCCTGATCCTCGACGACGCCCTCGCCGCCGCCCGTGAGGGCGACGCGCTGGTGCTGGACGGCGAGGAGGGCCGCCACGCGGCCAAGGTGGCCCGGATCGGGGTGGGGGAGCAGGTGCTGCTCACCGACCACCCCGGGAGGCAGGTCCTCGCCGAGGTGACCGCCGCCCGCAAGGAGGCGCTGCAGCTGCGCCTGCTCGCGGACCCGTCGGCCGCCGTGCAGCGCCTGCCGCGCCTCACCCTCGTCCAGGCCCTCGCCACCGGCGGCCGCGATGAGCAGGCCGTGGAGTCCGCGACCGAGCTCGGCGCGGACCGGGTGGTGCCCTGGATCGCCAAGCGCTCCGTGTCTGTGTGGCGCGGGGACAAGCTCGCCAAGGGCCGCGCGAAGTGGGAGGCGACCGTGCGCGCCGCCGTCAAGCAGTGCCGCCGCCCCGGCATCCCGGAGGTGAGCGCCGCCGTCACAACGCCCGCGCTCGTCGAGGACCTGCGCGCCCGCGCCGCGGACGGTGCCCTGGTGCTCGTCCTGCACGAGCAGGAGTCGGTGGGGCTGATGAGCCTCGCCCCCGAGCTGCGCTCTGCGAGCGAGTCCGGCATCGAGGAGATCGTGCTCGTCGTCGGCCCCGAGGGCGGGATCGACCCCGCCGAGCTCGACACGATGCGCGAGGCCGGTGCGCGCTCCGTCCTGCTCGGCCCCGAGGTGCTGCGCTCCTCGACCGCCGGCCCCGCCGCGATCGCAGTGCTCAGCGCGCTGATCGGGCGCTGGGGCTGA
- a CDS encoding histidine triad nucleotide-binding protein, which produces MGNSVTEHRDPDCVFCKIVAGEIPSERVHEDEQVIAFKDLSPKAPVHVLVVPREHRRDVRELAGDPALLAHTAEVASKVASEQADGDFRLIFNTGANAGQTVFHVHAHVLAGGTLAEGEM; this is translated from the coding sequence ATGGGCAACAGCGTCACCGAGCACCGGGATCCCGACTGCGTCTTCTGCAAGATCGTCGCCGGGGAGATCCCCTCCGAACGGGTCCATGAGGACGAGCAGGTCATCGCGTTCAAGGACCTCAGCCCCAAGGCGCCCGTGCACGTGCTGGTCGTCCCGCGCGAGCACCGCCGCGACGTGCGCGAGCTCGCCGGTGACCCCGCGCTGCTCGCCCACACCGCCGAGGTCGCCTCGAAGGTCGCCTCCGAGCAGGCCGACGGCGACTTCCGCCTGATCTTCAACACCGGCGCCAACGCCGGTCAGACCGTGTTCCACGTGCACGCGCACGTCCTGGCGGGCGGGACGCTCGCAGAAGGAGAGATGTGA
- the era gene encoding GTPase Era has translation MTADQASPDQEPGAQEPNAQEPNAQDAPHRAGFVALVGRPNVGKSTLTNALVGEKVAITSTKPQTTRRAIRGIVTREDSQIILVDTPGVHRPRTLLGERLNDLVRETLGEVDVVGFCLPADQKIGPGDRFISQDLVEMRQGRRGPKVIAIVTKIDLVGRDTLAEHLVSVDQLMHFDEIVPISAVKGEQIDVLMDVIASQLPEGPQLYPDDQLTEESRDDRISELIREAALEGVRDELPHSIAVVVEEVVEVDPDGDAFTPVEPGTGRLIVRATLFVERDSQKGIIIGRAGSRLKEVGSRARAEINQLLGRKVHLDLRVKVAKEWQRDPKQLGRLGF, from the coding sequence ATGACCGCTGACCAGGCTTCCCCCGACCAGGAGCCGGGCGCGCAGGAACCGAACGCCCAGGAGCCGAACGCGCAGGACGCCCCGCACCGCGCCGGCTTCGTCGCGCTCGTCGGCCGCCCGAACGTCGGCAAGTCGACCCTCACCAACGCCCTGGTGGGGGAGAAGGTCGCGATCACCTCGACCAAGCCCCAGACCACCCGCCGCGCCATCCGCGGGATCGTCACCCGCGAGGACTCCCAGATCATCCTCGTGGACACCCCCGGTGTGCACCGTCCCCGCACCCTGCTCGGAGAGCGGCTGAACGACCTGGTGCGCGAGACCCTCGGCGAGGTCGACGTGGTGGGCTTCTGCCTCCCCGCGGACCAGAAGATCGGCCCCGGCGACCGGTTCATCTCCCAGGACCTCGTCGAGATGCGCCAGGGCCGCCGCGGCCCGAAGGTCATCGCGATCGTCACCAAGATCGACCTCGTGGGCCGCGACACCCTCGCCGAGCACCTCGTGAGCGTCGACCAGCTGATGCACTTCGACGAGATCGTGCCGATCTCCGCGGTCAAGGGCGAGCAGATCGATGTGCTCATGGACGTCATCGCCTCGCAGCTGCCCGAGGGTCCGCAGCTCTACCCCGACGACCAGCTCACCGAGGAGTCGCGCGATGACCGCATCTCCGAGCTGATCCGCGAGGCCGCGCTCGAGGGCGTCCGCGACGAGCTGCCCCACTCGATCGCCGTGGTGGTCGAGGAGGTCGTCGAGGTCGACCCCGATGGCGATGCGTTCACCCCCGTCGAGCCCGGCACCGGACGGCTCATCGTCCGCGCGACCCTCTTCGTCGAGCGCGACAGCCAGAAGGGCATCATCATCGGCCGCGCCGGCTCCCGCCTGAAGGAGGTCGGCTCCCGCGCCCGCGCCGAGATCAACCAGCTGCTGGGCCGCAAGGTGCACCTCGACCTGCGGGTCAAGGTCGCCAAGGAGTGGCAGCGCGACCCCAAGCAGCTGGGGCGGCTCGGCTTCTGA
- a CDS encoding NADPH-dependent FMN reductase, producing MTTLGILISSARPNRVGDNVAQWVRDNVPAGADVDLIDLREVALPDFDETTSPKQGLPKETAHGISWAERIAALDALVILTPQYNGSYPGSLKTAIDWLYTEWVDLPVVLVGYGWGDAGEVLPLLETLMGRVGADVIGIVGLGFREDLSVEGELFIAEGKTSTLREQLQAATTKVPAEIA from the coding sequence ATGACTACTCTCGGAATCCTGATCTCCTCCGCCCGCCCGAACCGTGTGGGCGACAACGTCGCCCAGTGGGTCCGCGACAACGTGCCCGCCGGCGCCGATGTGGACCTCATCGACCTCCGCGAGGTGGCCCTCCCCGACTTCGACGAGACCACCAGCCCCAAGCAGGGCCTGCCCAAGGAGACCGCGCACGGCATCTCCTGGGCCGAGCGCATCGCCGCCCTGGACGCGCTGGTCATCCTCACCCCCCAGTACAACGGCTCCTACCCGGGTTCGCTGAAGACCGCGATCGACTGGCTGTACACCGAGTGGGTCGACCTGCCGGTCGTGCTCGTCGGCTACGGCTGGGGCGACGCGGGCGAGGTCCTGCCGCTGCTGGAGACCCTGATGGGCCGCGTGGGCGCCGACGTCATCGGCATCGTGGGCCTCGGCTTCCGCGAGGACCTCTCCGTCGAGGGCGAGCTCTTCATCGCCGAGGGCAAGACCTCCACGCTGCGCGAGCAGCTCCAGGCCGCGACCACCAAGGTCCCCGCCGAGATCGCCTGA
- the ybeY gene encoding rRNA maturation RNase YbeY, with product MTIEIRNETTAVVDEREFVDLARFVFEAMHLHPATEMSILFVDEEAMEKLHVQWLDLPGPTDVMSFPMDELTPGTPEHPAPEGLLGDVVLCPSVAAKQAAESGHSAVEEMLLLTVHSILHLLGYDHMEEDERTEMFDLQRKLLLTFLASRPTH from the coding sequence ATGACCATCGAGATCCGCAACGAGACCACCGCCGTCGTCGACGAGCGCGAATTCGTCGACCTCGCCCGCTTCGTCTTCGAGGCGATGCACCTGCATCCCGCCACGGAGATGTCCATCCTCTTCGTCGACGAGGAGGCGATGGAGAAGCTGCACGTGCAGTGGCTGGACCTGCCCGGCCCCACCGACGTGATGAGCTTCCCCATGGACGAGCTCACCCCCGGCACCCCCGAGCACCCCGCCCCCGAGGGGCTGCTGGGCGACGTGGTGCTCTGCCCGAGCGTCGCGGCGAAGCAGGCCGCCGAGTCCGGTCACAGCGCCGTCGAGGAGATGCTGCTGCTCACCGTGCACTCCATCCTCCACCTGCTGGGCTACGACCACATGGAGGAGGACGAGCGCACGGAGATGTTCGACCTCCAGCGCAAGCTCCTGCTCACCTTCCTCGCCTCCCGACCGACGCACTGA
- the hrcA gene encoding heat-inducible transcriptional repressor HrcA — MDARKLQILGAIVEDYVSTREPVGSKSLLERHELGVSAATVRNDMSILEEEGLIHQPHTSAGRVPTDKGYRAFVDHVATVKPLSAPERRAIRSLLEDAGDVEELLARTVRLLAQLTQQVAMVQYPARRQARIRHVELVKVADSLLLVVLITESGRVDQRTVPVISGKPAEYYVSLRDQLNRVVSGREVTDLVAPLAEYLEALPQPERPAAAEVADALAALAATRAEDRIMMAGTANIARSAEDFARDVEPLLDVLEEQLVLLRLFTEMHVSPGDVQVRIGSELHDQALHQAALVGAGYGAGSHLAILGPSRMDYAAGISTVQAIARYVSRFLE; from the coding sequence ATGGACGCCCGCAAGCTCCAGATCCTCGGCGCCATCGTCGAGGACTACGTCTCCACCCGCGAGCCCGTCGGCTCCAAGTCGCTCCTCGAGCGGCACGAGCTCGGCGTCTCCGCCGCGACCGTCCGCAACGACATGTCGATCCTCGAGGAGGAGGGGCTGATCCACCAGCCCCACACCTCCGCAGGACGCGTCCCCACCGACAAGGGCTACCGCGCCTTCGTCGACCACGTCGCGACCGTCAAGCCGCTGTCGGCCCCCGAGCGCCGGGCGATCCGCTCGCTGCTCGAGGACGCCGGCGATGTCGAGGAGCTGCTGGCCCGGACCGTGCGCCTGCTCGCCCAGCTCACCCAGCAGGTCGCGATGGTCCAGTACCCGGCCCGCCGCCAGGCCCGCATCCGCCACGTCGAGCTGGTCAAGGTCGCCGACTCCCTGCTCCTGGTCGTCCTGATCACCGAGTCCGGCCGCGTGGACCAGCGCACCGTGCCCGTGATCTCCGGCAAGCCCGCCGAGTACTACGTGAGCCTTCGCGACCAGCTCAACCGCGTCGTCTCCGGCCGCGAGGTCACCGACCTCGTCGCGCCGCTGGCGGAGTACCTCGAGGCCCTGCCGCAGCCGGAGCGGCCCGCCGCCGCCGAGGTGGCCGACGCGCTCGCGGCCCTCGCCGCGACCCGCGCCGAGGACCGCATCATGATGGCGGGCACGGCGAACATCGCCCGCTCCGCCGAGGACTTCGCCCGCGACGTCGAGCCGCTGCTGGACGTGCTCGAGGAGCAGCTGGTGCTGCTGCGCCTGTTCACCGAGATGCACGTCTCCCCCGGGGACGTGCAGGTGCGCATCGGCTCCGAGCTGCACGACCAGGCCCTGCACCAGGCCGCGCTCGTCGGCGCCGGCTACGGCGCGGGCTCGCACCTGGCGATCCTCGGCCCCAGCCGCATGGACTACGCCGCCGGCATCTCGACGGTGCAGGCCATCGCCCGCTACGTCTCCCGCTTCCTCGAATGA
- the leuA gene encoding 2-isopropylmalate synthase: MTHSTTSTAPNGQAGQTAVAAEADPSDPVVGPTGDAPQQPSGMPTHKYLPFHEQIKVDLPDRTWPTRRITRAPRWCAVDLRDGNQALIDPMNSERKLRMFELLVTMGYKEIEVGFPSASKTDYDFVRTLIEEGRIPEDVSIQVLTQSREHLIERTYQAIAGAKRAVVHLYNSTSIVQRDVVFRADEDAVLDIAVQGALLCKKYEETIPDTEVTYEYSPESYTGTELEYALRVCNAVIDVVKPTPERKMIINLPATVEMASPNVYADSIEWMHRHLDRRDALVLSLHPHNDRGTGVAAAELGYLAGADRIEGCLFGNGERTGNVDLVTLGLNLFSQGIDPQIDFSDLDEVRRTVEHCNQMPVPERSPYGGDLVFTAFSGSHQDAIKKGLERMQSDADAAGKDIDDMVWRVPYLPVDPKDLGRSYEAVIRVNSQSGKGGMAYLLRTEHGLDLPRRLQIEFSGIVQQKTDSDGGEVSPAQLWDAFSDEYLPATDPSRRWGRYGFRGVKQESAGDGADRITVALVVDGEEHEITGIGNGPLDGFVKALSERNIDVRILDYAEHALTEGDDSLAASYIECEIGDRIFWGVGIDGSITRASLEAIVSALNRSHRATV, encoded by the coding sequence ATGACTCACTCCACCACCAGCACCGCCCCGAACGGCCAGGCCGGCCAGACGGCTGTCGCCGCCGAGGCGGACCCGTCGGACCCCGTCGTCGGCCCCACGGGCGACGCGCCCCAGCAGCCGTCCGGCATGCCGACCCACAAGTACCTGCCCTTCCACGAGCAGATCAAGGTCGACCTGCCCGACCGCACCTGGCCCACCCGCCGCATCACCCGCGCCCCCCGCTGGTGCGCGGTCGACCTGCGCGACGGCAACCAGGCCCTCATCGATCCCATGAACTCCGAGCGCAAGCTGCGCATGTTCGAGCTCCTGGTCACGATGGGCTACAAGGAGATCGAGGTCGGCTTCCCCTCGGCCTCCAAGACCGACTACGACTTCGTGCGCACCCTCATCGAGGAGGGCCGCATCCCCGAGGACGTGTCGATCCAGGTCCTCACCCAGTCCCGCGAGCACCTCATCGAGCGGACCTACCAGGCGATCGCCGGCGCGAAGCGCGCGGTCGTCCACCTGTACAACTCCACCTCGATCGTCCAGCGCGACGTCGTGTTCCGGGCCGACGAGGACGCGGTCCTGGACATCGCGGTGCAGGGCGCGCTGCTGTGCAAGAAGTACGAGGAGACGATCCCGGACACCGAGGTCACCTACGAGTACTCGCCCGAGTCCTACACCGGCACCGAGCTCGAGTACGCGCTGCGCGTGTGCAACGCCGTCATCGACGTCGTCAAGCCCACGCCCGAGCGCAAGATGATCATCAACCTGCCGGCGACGGTGGAGATGGCCAGCCCGAACGTCTACGCCGACTCGATCGAGTGGATGCACCGCCACCTGGACCGCCGCGACGCGCTGGTGCTGTCCCTGCACCCGCACAACGACCGCGGCACGGGCGTGGCTGCCGCGGAGCTCGGCTACCTCGCCGGCGCCGACCGCATCGAGGGCTGCCTGTTCGGCAACGGCGAGCGGACCGGCAACGTGGACCTGGTGACCCTGGGCCTGAACCTGTTCAGCCAGGGCATCGACCCGCAGATCGACTTCTCCGACCTCGACGAGGTGCGACGCACCGTCGAGCACTGCAACCAGATGCCGGTGCCCGAGCGCAGCCCCTACGGCGGCGACCTCGTGTTCACCGCCTTCTCCGGCTCCCATCAGGACGCCATCAAGAAGGGCCTCGAGCGGATGCAGTCCGACGCGGACGCCGCCGGCAAGGACATCGACGACATGGTCTGGCGGGTGCCCTACCTGCCCGTGGACCCCAAGGACCTCGGCCGCTCCTACGAGGCCGTGATCCGCGTGAACTCCCAGTCCGGCAAGGGCGGCATGGCCTACCTGCTGCGCACCGAGCACGGCCTGGACCTGCCGCGCCGCCTCCAGATCGAGTTCTCGGGCATCGTCCAGCAGAAGACCGACTCCGACGGCGGTGAGGTCAGCCCCGCACAGCTGTGGGACGCGTTTTCCGACGAGTACCTGCCCGCGACCGATCCCTCGCGCCGCTGGGGACGCTACGGCTTCCGCGGCGTGAAGCAGGAGTCGGCTGGCGACGGCGCGGACCGCATCACCGTCGCCCTCGTGGTGGACGGCGAGGAGCACGAGATCACCGGCATCGGCAACGGCCCGCTGGATGGCTTCGTCAAGGCCCTCTCCGAGCGGAACATCGACGTGCGCATCCTGGACTACGCCGAGCACGCCCTCACCGAGGGCGACGACTCCCTGGCCGCCTCGTACATCGAGTGCGAGATCGGGGACCGGATCTTCTGGGGCGTCGGCATCGACGGGTCCATCACCCGCGCCTCGCTCGAGGCGATCGTCTCCGCGCTGAACCGCTCGCACCGCGCGACGGTGTGA
- a CDS encoding hemolysin family protein, translated as MLTTVLLVLIPLAIAAAIVSTVLTAADAAQVTASRGALEKALADHPADVRERVLHQHEDAARTLASVSLGRMLSETVMVTAVAGICFAIARDLGRDGDWVLPVLGTLLVAGLLGLIVLAISPRTIGRRRAESVMISTSGLVGAVRWLLWVPASVLSRLGASLAARPGRVENPEELAEKARRNVDRALEDEHVGEGERDMIQGVFDLRGTMVRELMVPRTDMVAIAADATARKAMHLFVRSGYSRVPVIGDSVDDLRGMLYVKDVMRAIHSPWDPRPERPVHEIMRPARFAPEFVPADEVLRQMQTSHVHITVLVDEYGGVAGIVTIEDILEEIVGEIADEHDRAEPVIEDLGDGRYRVPARASLSEVGELFDLDLDDDDIDSVGGLLGKTTGRVPIPGSHASALGLELEAEKTAGRRKRLSTVIVSRTPEDEDPSRDQEEHHDR; from the coding sequence TTGCTCACCACCGTTCTGCTCGTCCTCATCCCCCTTGCGATCGCCGCGGCGATCGTCTCCACCGTGCTCACCGCGGCCGATGCCGCCCAGGTCACCGCCTCCCGCGGTGCGCTCGAGAAGGCCCTGGCCGACCATCCGGCCGACGTGCGCGAGCGCGTCCTGCACCAGCACGAGGACGCCGCCCGCACCCTCGCCTCCGTGTCGCTGGGCCGGATGCTCTCCGAGACCGTGATGGTCACGGCCGTCGCCGGGATCTGCTTCGCGATCGCCCGGGACCTCGGCCGCGACGGGGACTGGGTGCTGCCGGTGCTCGGGACGCTCCTCGTCGCCGGGCTGCTGGGGCTCATCGTGCTGGCGATCTCCCCGCGCACCATCGGCCGGCGCCGCGCCGAGTCGGTGATGATCTCCACCAGCGGCCTCGTGGGCGCCGTGCGCTGGCTGCTGTGGGTGCCCGCGAGCGTGCTGTCGCGCCTCGGTGCCTCCCTCGCCGCCCGCCCGGGACGGGTCGAGAACCCCGAGGAGCTCGCCGAGAAGGCGCGCCGCAACGTGGACCGCGCGCTCGAGGACGAGCACGTCGGCGAGGGCGAGCGGGACATGATCCAGGGCGTCTTCGATCTGCGCGGCACCATGGTGCGCGAGCTGATGGTGCCCCGCACCGACATGGTCGCGATCGCCGCCGACGCCACCGCCCGCAAGGCGATGCACCTGTTCGTCCGCTCCGGCTACTCGCGCGTCCCCGTCATCGGCGACAGCGTCGACGACCTGCGCGGCATGCTCTACGTCAAGGACGTCATGCGGGCGATCCACTCGCCCTGGGACCCGCGCCCCGAGCGGCCCGTCCACGAGATCATGCGCCCGGCGCGCTTCGCGCCCGAGTTCGTGCCGGCCGACGAGGTCCTGCGCCAGATGCAGACCAGCCACGTGCACATCACCGTGCTCGTGGACGAGTACGGCGGCGTCGCAGGCATCGTCACCATCGAGGACATCCTCGAGGAGATCGTGGGCGAGATCGCCGACGAGCACGACCGCGCCGAGCCCGTCATCGAGGACCTCGGCGACGGCCGCTACCGCGTCCCCGCCCGGGCGAGCCTGTCCGAGGTGGGCGAGCTGTTCGACCTCGACCTGGACGACGACGACATCGACAGCGTGGGCGGGCTGCTCGGCAAGACCACCGGCCGCGTCCCCATCCCCGGCAGCCACGCCAGCGCCCTCGGCCTCGAGCTCGAGGCCGAGAAGACCGCCGGGCGCCGCAAGCGCCTCTCGACCGTGATCGTGAGCAGGACCCCCGAGGACGAGGATCCGTCCCGAGACCAGGAGGAGCACCATGACCGCTGA
- the dnaJ gene encoding molecular chaperone DnaJ, which produces MNEDYYELLGVSRDASTEEIKKAYRKLARTLHPDVNPDPDAAERFKKVSQAYETLSHEDKRRQYDMGGGPGMGDFPRGGAGFDFNDIFDMFAGASGMRGRNQGPVPRQRRGGDVLRRVKIELRDVVFGTEQQVAFRTAVLCERCSGSCCEPGTSPTRCTACNGSGHVQRVQQSLLGQMVTMAPCPTCEGHGDVIDKPCTGCSGHGRTATERTVTVRIPSGVENGTRIQLRGEGETGEAGGPSGDLYVELSVKSHEMFERDGDDLVTTVAVPMTTAALGATVPLETFDGVQELDIRPGSQPGEEVTLKGLGVTPLRRERRGDIRVVLDVDVPTSLTEQERELLEQFAALRGDEAERRKGHQGGPFAKLRERLQNL; this is translated from the coding sequence GTGAACGAGGACTACTACGAGCTGCTCGGCGTCTCCCGCGACGCCTCGACCGAGGAGATCAAGAAGGCGTACCGCAAGCTCGCCCGCACCCTCCACCCGGACGTCAACCCCGACCCCGACGCGGCCGAGAGGTTCAAGAAGGTCTCCCAGGCGTACGAGACCCTGTCCCACGAGGACAAGCGCCGCCAGTACGACATGGGCGGCGGCCCGGGCATGGGCGACTTCCCCCGCGGCGGCGCCGGCTTCGACTTCAACGACATCTTCGACATGTTCGCCGGGGCCTCCGGCATGCGCGGCCGCAACCAGGGCCCCGTGCCCCGCCAGCGCCGCGGCGGCGACGTGCTGCGCCGCGTGAAGATCGAGCTGCGCGACGTCGTCTTCGGCACCGAGCAGCAGGTCGCCTTCCGCACCGCCGTGCTGTGCGAGCGCTGCTCCGGCTCCTGCTGCGAGCCCGGCACCAGCCCCACCCGCTGCACCGCCTGCAACGGCTCCGGCCACGTCCAGCGCGTCCAGCAGTCGCTGCTCGGCCAGATGGTGACCATGGCGCCCTGCCCCACCTGCGAGGGCCACGGCGACGTCATCGACAAGCCCTGCACCGGCTGCTCCGGCCACGGCCGCACCGCCACCGAGCGCACCGTCACCGTGCGCATCCCCTCCGGTGTCGAGAACGGCACCCGCATCCAGCTGCGCGGCGAGGGCGAGACCGGCGAGGCCGGCGGCCCCTCCGGCGACCTGTACGTCGAGCTCTCCGTCAAGAGCCACGAGATGTTCGAGCGCGACGGCGACGACCTCGTCACCACCGTCGCCGTGCCCATGACCACCGCCGCGCTCGGCGCGACCGTGCCCCTGGAGACCTTCGACGGCGTGCAGGAGCTGGACATCCGCCCCGGCTCCCAGCCCGGCGAGGAGGTCACGCTCAAGGGCCTCGGCGTCACCCCGCTGCGCCGCGAGCGCCGCGGCGACATCCGCGTGGTGCTCGACGTGGACGTGCCCACCTCCCTCACCGAGCAGGAGCGCGAGCTGCTGGAGCAGTTCGCCGCCCTGCGCGGGGACGAGGCGGAGCGCCGCAAGGGCCATCAGGGCGGACCGTTCGCGAAGCTGCGCGAGCGCCTCCAGAACCTCTGA